A stretch of Episyrphus balteatus chromosome 2, idEpiBalt1.1, whole genome shotgun sequence DNA encodes these proteins:
- the LOC129910295 gene encoding pupal cuticle protein Edg-78E-like, whose amino-acid sequence MFKFIVLVAIFGLAAAVSDDAAAETKTLENVISPAGEAFHYAFQTSNGIEINSAGDANVISGAYKYVSPEGETETLTWTADDQGFHPSGALLPTPPPIPAYIIRAVEWNLAHPQAQESSGRKL is encoded by the exons ATGTTCAAATTC atcgTTCTTGTTGCCATCTTTGGCTTGGCTGCTGCTGTCTCAGATGATGCCGCTGCTGAAACTAAGACTCTTGAGAATGTGATCTCACCTGCCGGTGAAGCTTTCCACTACGCTTTCCAAACCTCAAACGGAATTGAAATCAACTCAGCTGGTGATGCCAATGTTATCTCTGGAGCATACAAATATGTCTCACCCGAAGGTGAAACCGAAACTTTGACCTGGACCGCTGATGATCAAGGTTTCCACCCATCCGGAGCTCTCTTGCCAACTCCACCACCAATTCCAGCTTACATCATCCGCGCCGTCGAATGGAACTTGGCTCACCCACAAGCCCAAGAATCTTCCGGACGCAAATTGTAA
- the LOC129910294 gene encoding pupal cuticle protein Edg-78E-like, giving the protein MFKFAVLVAIFGLAAAVSDDFAAETKAYENVISPAGEAFHYAYQTSNGIEVNSAGDANVISGSYKYISPEGETETLTWTADDQGFHPSGALLPTPPPIPAYIIRAVEYNLAHPQAQEPSLGRKL; this is encoded by the exons ATGTTCAAATTC GCCGTTCTTGTTGCCATCTTTGGCTTGGCTGCTGCTGTCTCAGATGATTTCGCCGCTGAAACTAAGGCTTATGAGAATGTGATCTCACCTGCCGGTGAAGCTTTCCACTACGCTTACCAAACCTCAAACGGAATCGAAGTTAACTCTGCTGGTGATGCCAATGTTATCTCTGGATCATACAAATACATCTCACCCGAAGGTGAAACCGAAACTTTGACCTGGACCGCTGATGATCAAGGTTTCCACCCATCCGGAGCTCTCTTGCCAACTCCACCACCAATTCCAGCTTACATCATCCGCGCCGTCGAATACAACTTGGCTCACCCACAAGCTCAAGAACCTTCTTTGGGCCGTAAATTGTAA